From a single Vibrio toranzoniae genomic region:
- a CDS encoding nitrogenase-stabilizing/protective protein NifW translates to MNQTEFQQKIASFTSIEQALDYFEIGFDSKFIDQNRIELVKRFNGYLILAKPDDWFSGRRALKNAYCKVQRSKLDRHTRSACRGCTTCQRR, encoded by the coding sequence ATGAACCAAACAGAATTCCAGCAAAAAATAGCGAGTTTCACCTCCATCGAACAAGCGCTTGATTACTTTGAAATTGGGTTTGATAGCAAGTTCATCGACCAGAACAGAATCGAACTGGTCAAACGATTTAATGGTTATCTGATTCTTGCGAAACCTGATGATTGGTTTTCTGGACGAAGAGCATTGAAAAACGCTTACTGCAAGGTGCAACGTAGTAAGTTAGATCGCCACACACGCTCTGCCTGTCGTGGGTGTACCACTTGCCAGCGCCGATAA
- the proW gene encoding glycine betaine/L-proline ABC transporter permease ProW, which produces MSSEQIDNDPWSQSTKSEPSDQPASDPWGQASDTSPSADWLSSETVETAPFDPLNPFAEAVLPVDNWVESGLNWLVEHGRPLFQAVRIPIDFILSSFETALVSTPAPFMLIILFLVAWQFSNLKLGVATAVSLTFIGLIGAWSEAMTTLSLVMTSVFFCLLIGLPMGIWLARSNTAAKFVRPILDAMQTTPAFVYLVPIVMLFGIGNVPGVVVTIIFALPPVVRLTILGIQQVPEELIEAGHSFGANKKQMLYRIQLPLALPTIMAGVNQTLMLSLSMVVIASMIAVGGLGQMVLRGIGRLDMGLAAVGGLGIVILAILLDRITQVLGVNAGDTKLRWYRMGPVSILLNALNRGNQSKLQSRKNTNE; this is translated from the coding sequence ATGTCGTCAGAACAAATAGATAATGACCCGTGGTCACAATCCACTAAATCAGAACCATCAGATCAACCTGCAAGTGACCCATGGGGTCAAGCAAGTGATACATCACCATCGGCTGATTGGTTAAGCAGTGAAACAGTAGAGACTGCACCTTTTGATCCACTAAACCCATTTGCGGAAGCAGTGTTGCCAGTTGATAATTGGGTTGAATCTGGATTGAATTGGCTAGTTGAACATGGTCGACCATTATTTCAGGCAGTACGTATACCTATCGATTTCATTTTAAGTTCATTTGAAACGGCACTTGTGTCTACACCTGCACCATTCATGCTGATCATTTTGTTTTTGGTTGCATGGCAGTTTTCAAACCTCAAGCTTGGTGTTGCGACTGCAGTATCCCTTACTTTTATTGGCTTGATTGGCGCTTGGTCTGAAGCGATGACCACTCTTTCACTGGTTATGACATCGGTATTCTTCTGTTTATTGATCGGCTTACCAATGGGTATATGGTTGGCCCGAAGTAATACTGCCGCTAAATTTGTGCGTCCAATTCTCGATGCGATGCAAACCACGCCTGCTTTCGTTTATTTGGTACCCATCGTTATGTTATTTGGTATTGGTAACGTGCCGGGCGTAGTGGTAACGATCATATTTGCATTACCACCAGTGGTACGTTTGACCATCTTGGGTATCCAACAGGTACCGGAAGAATTGATTGAAGCGGGACATTCGTTCGGTGCCAATAAAAAGCAAATGCTTTATCGCATTCAGCTGCCGCTCGCCTTGCCAACTATAATGGCAGGTGTAAACCAAACACTCATGTTGTCGCTGTCTATGGTTGTTATAGCGTCAATGATCGCAGTAGGCGGTTTAGGCCAAATGGTACTGAGAGGTATCGGTCGTTTAGATATGGGGCTTGCTGCTGTCGGTGGCTTAGGCATTGTTATTCTTGCAATCCTACTTGATCGAATTACTCAAGTTTTAGGGGTTAATGCAGGTGATACAAAACTACGCTGGTACCGTATGGGACCTGTTTCCATTTTACTTAACGCTTTAAATCGCGGTAACCAATCAAAACTACAATCAAGGAAAAACACTAATGAATAA
- a CDS encoding prepilin-type N-terminal cleavage/methylation domain-containing protein: MKKNGFTLLELVVVIVILGIIAVTAAPRYLNISTDSHVAVVKGTGASFKTGVDFAYSKLMATNGGGPATNIPIYDDSATGQLDFNEWGYPAQQWHLEEDFPRLDNIDDCISVWDALFADPPSISSFNSPTDTDYIAEYIQTDQCRYHYRTVPELSIYYNSMTGEVIIDDEPNN, from the coding sequence ATGAAAAAGAACGGCTTTACACTTCTTGAGCTTGTTGTCGTAATTGTAATTCTCGGAATAATTGCTGTGACCGCTGCTCCTAGATATCTAAATATTAGTACCGATTCTCATGTAGCTGTTGTGAAAGGAACGGGCGCATCTTTTAAAACAGGTGTCGACTTTGCTTATTCAAAGTTAATGGCAACGAATGGCGGTGGCCCTGCAACCAATATTCCTATTTACGATGACTCCGCTACTGGACAGCTTGATTTCAATGAATGGGGGTACCCAGCCCAGCAGTGGCATTTAGAGGAAGACTTTCCAAGGTTAGACAATATCGATGATTGCATATCAGTCTGGGATGCGCTATTCGCAGACCCACCAAGTATTTCTAGCTTTAATTCTCCTACAGATACAGACTATATCGCTGAATACATTCAAACCGATCAATGTCGCTACCATTACAGGACAGTTCCAGAACTCTCCATTTATTATAACTCAATGACTGGTGAGGTTATTATAGACGATGAGCCCAATAACTGA
- a CDS encoding NapC/NirT family cytochrome c, translating to MIKNYDNKKRYIALIAAVGIGIGWLTLGGTAAVMHYTSSTEFCVSCHTMEAPHKEYQGSVHFSNAKGIRAECADCHIPTDPIDYVITKVRASKDIYHEFITGKIDTPEKYEAHREEMAETVWAQFRENDSATCRSCHEFDAMEEFEQSRDAAKMHAYGKENNQTCIDCHKGVAHFAPEAQLDSKAFDTLIAFTKNTPADAKVVYPVTDIAMGEFGSVNPTAELEVVKAEGDNRTVTLNAFQMKGAEQVLYFGEGQRAIVATLTDKGQEALTTGEYKADAYGNEWRSVALTGDITDPVVDTLDPIWSYAEELDNVYCATCHAKIPSNHFTVNAWGPVAKSMGDRTDISEQNLELLTKYFQNHAKDVVGH from the coding sequence ATGATTAAGAATTATGACAATAAAAAACGTTATATCGCACTAATAGCGGCGGTTGGTATAGGTATTGGCTGGTTAACCTTAGGGGGAACTGCAGCCGTTATGCACTATACATCGAGCACTGAGTTTTGTGTTTCTTGCCACACGATGGAAGCACCCCACAAAGAGTATCAAGGTTCAGTTCACTTCAGTAACGCAAAAGGCATTCGAGCTGAATGTGCCGATTGCCACATCCCAACGGATCCGATTGACTATGTGATCACCAAAGTAAGAGCGTCTAAAGACATCTACCACGAATTCATCACAGGTAAGATCGACACGCCTGAGAAATACGAAGCACACCGTGAAGAGATGGCTGAAACAGTATGGGCTCAATTCCGTGAGAATGACTCAGCGACGTGTCGCTCTTGTCACGAATTCGATGCAATGGAAGAGTTCGAGCAATCTCGTGATGCGGCGAAAATGCACGCTTACGGTAAAGAGAACAACCAAACGTGTATAGATTGTCATAAAGGCGTCGCGCACTTTGCCCCTGAAGCTCAGCTAGACAGCAAAGCCTTCGATACTCTGATTGCCTTTACCAAAAACACGCCAGCAGATGCGAAGGTGGTTTACCCAGTAACCGATATCGCAATGGGCGAGTTCGGTAGCGTAAACCCAACGGCTGAACTTGAAGTCGTTAAAGCTGAAGGCGATAACCGTACGGTGACTCTGAATGCGTTCCAAATGAAAGGTGCAGAACAAGTGCTTTACTTCGGTGAAGGTCAACGTGCAATCGTTGCGACACTGACAGACAAAGGTCAAGAAGCACTGACTACTGGTGAATACAAAGCCGATGCTTACGGTAACGAGTGGCGTTCAGTGGCGTTAACGGGTGACATTACTGACCCAGTTGTCGATACCCTAGACCCAATCTGGTCTTATGCAGAAGAGTTGGACAATGTTTATTGTGCAACGTGTCACGCGAAGATTCCTTCAAACCACTTCACTGTGAACGCTTGGGGACCTGTTGCGAAAAGTATGGGCGACCGTACCGACATTTCTGAGCAAAACCTTGAGCTGCTGACTAAGTACTTCCAAAACCACGCGAAAGACGTTGTTGGTCACTAA
- the proV gene encoding glycine betaine/L-proline ABC transporter ATP-binding protein ProV encodes MDPILEVKGLYKVFGEDTDRAFSMIDEGADKDKVFEETGLTIGVNDVSLSIQEGEIFVIMGLSGSGKSTLVRLLNRLIEPTKGNVLLRGKDIAHISEDRLREVRRNNISMVFQNFALMPHMTVIENAAFGLELAGVEADIRKQSAFTALERVGLGPYPESYPDELSGGMKQRVGLARALACDPDILLMDEAFSALDPLIRTEMQDELIRLQNDDKRTIVFISHDLDEAMRIGDRIAIMQNGEVVQVGTPDEILNSPANDYVEAFFRGVNVASALTVKDIARKKPAAVFKKSEHDGPASALQILMDNDREYGIVIDKSSHYSGIVSVESLRKAHKENKSLVSAQLDDGLTLNPDLPINDVLGLVGGVPYSVPVVDDKGTYFGVVTKSRLLQTLDKG; translated from the coding sequence ATGGATCCCATACTGGAAGTTAAGGGACTGTACAAGGTGTTTGGTGAAGACACTGATCGTGCTTTTTCAATGATTGATGAAGGTGCGGATAAAGACAAAGTTTTCGAAGAGACAGGGCTAACGATCGGTGTTAACGATGTTTCTTTGAGTATTCAAGAAGGTGAAATTTTCGTCATAATGGGATTGTCAGGATCTGGCAAATCAACCCTAGTACGCCTTCTTAACCGCTTGATTGAACCTACCAAGGGCAATGTGCTTCTTCGAGGCAAAGATATTGCCCACATCTCAGAAGATAGACTCCGCGAAGTTCGCCGTAATAACATCTCTATGGTTTTCCAAAATTTCGCCTTGATGCCACATATGACGGTGATCGAGAACGCAGCTTTTGGCCTTGAGCTAGCAGGTGTGGAAGCCGATATACGAAAACAGTCAGCATTTACAGCACTAGAACGAGTTGGCCTTGGCCCATATCCAGAATCTTATCCAGATGAATTGTCTGGTGGGATGAAACAGCGCGTTGGTTTGGCTCGTGCTCTCGCCTGTGACCCTGACATTTTATTAATGGACGAAGCGTTTTCTGCACTCGACCCTTTGATTCGTACTGAAATGCAAGACGAGCTAATCCGACTGCAAAATGACGACAAGCGTACGATTGTTTTTATTTCCCATGATCTTGATGAGGCAATGAGAATCGGCGATCGAATTGCGATTATGCAAAATGGTGAGGTGGTTCAAGTTGGTACACCAGACGAGATCTTAAATAGCCCTGCTAATGACTATGTTGAAGCCTTTTTCCGAGGTGTTAATGTGGCGAGTGCATTGACCGTCAAAGATATTGCTCGCAAGAAACCTGCGGCGGTATTTAAGAAGTCAGAACATGACGGCCCAGCCTCCGCATTACAGATATTGATGGATAACGACCGTGAATACGGCATCGTTATTGATAAGAGCAGTCACTACTCCGGCATTGTTTCTGTTGAGTCTCTTCGTAAAGCACACAAAGAAAATAAGTCATTAGTTAGTGCTCAATTAGATGATGGCTTAACTCTTAACCCGGATTTACCAATCAACGACGTACTTGGCCTTGTTGGCGGTGTTCCTTACTCCGTTCCTGTCGTCGACGATAAAGGTACTTACTTTGGCGTGGTAACTAAATCACGACTGCTACAAACATTGGATAAGGGGTAG
- a CDS encoding TIGR02450 family Trp-rich protein: protein MNRINPKKLFRSKWTAVSPVKKEKHFMVTEVEFDEGEVVRCMIEAVMTKREEDINWRDLIDNQNWLPGWK, encoded by the coding sequence ATGAATCGGATCAACCCAAAGAAGTTATTTCGTAGCAAATGGACAGCCGTAAGTCCTGTGAAGAAAGAAAAGCACTTTATGGTCACAGAAGTCGAATTTGATGAAGGGGAGGTAGTGCGCTGCATGATAGAGGCGGTAATGACCAAACGAGAAGAAGACATCAATTGGCGAGACCTCATTGATAATCAAAATTGGCTCCCAGGCTGGAAATAG
- the proX gene encoding glycine betaine/L-proline ABC transporter substrate-binding protein ProX, producing MNNSWKSKLAVSIVSTLAVSTNVWAASLPGEGISVQPVQSSVAEETFQTLIVNRALEELGYDVKSTQEVDYNVGYTSIAKGDATFLSVGWFPLHDDKYKMAGGDDKFYREGQYVSGAAQGYLIDKKTAEKYNITNIGQLTDPKIAKLFDANGDGKADLTGCNPGWGCETVIEHQLSAFKLDDTVTHNQGNYAAIIADTISRYQKGESILYYTWTPYWVSGVLVPNEDVVWLEVPFSSLPGDRSDVDTTLSNGKNYGFQMNSMRIIANKEFAKNNPSAAKLFEIIKLNINDVSAQNMMMSKGKNSSADIEAHVNGWIKANQSMFDGWIEEAKKAAL from the coding sequence ATGAATAATTCATGGAAGAGCAAATTAGCTGTTAGCATCGTTTCTACATTAGCCGTATCAACAAATGTTTGGGCAGCAAGCTTACCGGGTGAAGGTATCTCCGTTCAACCTGTTCAATCGTCTGTAGCGGAAGAAACATTCCAAACTTTGATCGTTAATCGTGCTTTAGAAGAACTTGGCTATGACGTGAAATCGACGCAAGAAGTGGACTACAACGTAGGTTATACCTCGATCGCAAAAGGTGACGCCACATTCCTATCAGTAGGCTGGTTTCCACTTCATGATGATAAATACAAAATGGCAGGTGGCGATGATAAGTTTTATCGTGAAGGTCAATATGTCAGCGGTGCAGCTCAGGGCTACTTGATTGATAAGAAAACGGCAGAAAAGTATAACATTACGAATATTGGTCAACTAACCGATCCAAAAATTGCGAAACTGTTTGATGCAAATGGAGATGGTAAAGCTGATCTAACGGGCTGTAACCCAGGTTGGGGTTGTGAGACGGTTATTGAGCACCAACTTTCAGCATTTAAACTGGATGATACGGTTACTCATAATCAAGGTAACTATGCTGCCATCATTGCTGATACCATTTCGCGCTACCAAAAGGGTGAATCAATTCTATACTACACGTGGACACCGTATTGGGTGAGTGGTGTATTGGTTCCAAATGAAGATGTAGTTTGGTTAGAAGTTCCATTTTCTTCACTTCCTGGTGATCGTTCTGATGTTGATACTACGCTATCTAACGGTAAGAACTATGGCTTCCAAATGAACTCAATGCGTATTATCGCGAATAAAGAGTTTGCAAAAAATAATCCATCCGCGGCTAAGCTTTTCGAAATCATCAAGCTTAACATCAATGATGTAAGTGCACAGAACATGATGATGAGCAAGGGTAAAAACAGCTCTGCTGATATCGAAGCACACGTGAACGGCTGGATTAAAGCGAACCAAAGCATGTTTGATGGTTGGATTGAAGAAGCCAAGAAAGCAGCACTATAA
- a CDS encoding molybdopterin guanine dinucleotide-containing S/N-oxide reductase: MTNMTRRGFMKGTGITAGALAFTSLTPMSAMASDKRGSGVLTSGRMGPMLCEVKDGKLVSTTNALAQTVPNSLQTTGPDQVHTKARVKYPMVRKGYLANPSAPEGVRGSDEFVRISWDEVYKLIHQQHSRIRKEYGAESVFAGSYGWRSSGVLHKAQTLLQRYMSMAGGYSGHLGDYSTGAAQVIMPHVVGSIEVYEQQTTYPVILEHSDVVVLWGLNPINTLKIAWSSTDCAGLEFFHQLKKSGKTVIAIDPMRSETIEFFGDNAEWIAPHPMTDVAMMMGIAHTLVKQGKHDKEFLGKYTTGYDVFEAYLMGKEDGVEKSAEWASEICGVSVKQLELLADIFSKNRTILMSGWGMQRQQYGEQRHWMLVTLATMLGQVGLPGGGFGLSYHYSNGGNPARDAGVLPAISASLGGGSSAGNDWAVSGSVNAFPVARIVEALENPGSSYHHNGHNLTFPEIKMIWWAGGANFTHHQDTNRLIKAWQKPELIVISEPYWTAAAKHADIVLPITTSFERNDMTMTGDYSNQHLVPMKKVVEPQGEARNDFDVFADMSELLAPGGRDVYTEGKTEMEWLYGFYKTAQQGGRGQRIVMPNFSKFWEDNQLIEMKWNEKNAQFVRYADFRENPIMNPLGTPSGKFEIFSRTIEGYQLDDCPAHPTWLEPTEYTGNAKDGELQLMTAHAAHRLHSQFNYAKIREEYAIADREPISIHPEDAKARGIKTGYLVRAHNGRGQVLVGALVTDGIKQGSVCIHEGGWPDLDKDTGLCKNGGCNVLTLDIPTSRLANGCAANSALVKIEKYTGPVLELTAFDPPKNG; the protein is encoded by the coding sequence ATGACTAATATGACCCGTCGTGGATTTATGAAAGGCACAGGTATCACTGCTGGTGCGTTGGCATTCACATCCTTGACGCCGATGAGCGCAATGGCTTCTGACAAGCGCGGTTCTGGTGTTCTAACATCAGGCCGTATGGGACCAATGCTGTGTGAAGTGAAAGATGGTAAGTTAGTGTCGACCACGAATGCACTGGCACAAACCGTTCCAAACAGCCTACAAACTACAGGCCCTGACCAAGTACACACCAAAGCGCGTGTTAAATACCCTATGGTTCGTAAAGGCTACTTGGCTAACCCATCTGCACCTGAAGGTGTACGTGGTAGCGATGAGTTTGTTCGCATCTCTTGGGATGAAGTGTATAAACTGATTCATCAACAACACTCACGTATTCGTAAAGAGTACGGTGCAGAATCGGTATTCGCAGGCTCTTACGGTTGGCGTTCAAGTGGTGTGCTACATAAAGCGCAAACACTTCTACAACGTTACATGAGCATGGCTGGTGGTTACTCTGGTCACTTAGGTGATTACTCAACAGGTGCTGCGCAGGTCATCATGCCGCACGTGGTGGGTTCGATTGAAGTGTATGAACAACAAACGACTTACCCAGTCATCCTTGAGCACAGTGATGTGGTGGTACTTTGGGGTCTAAACCCAATCAATACCTTGAAGATCGCTTGGAGCTCAACGGACTGTGCGGGTCTTGAATTCTTCCACCAGTTGAAGAAATCGGGCAAGACAGTGATCGCGATTGATCCAATGCGTTCTGAGACTATCGAGTTCTTTGGCGACAACGCAGAGTGGATTGCTCCGCACCCAATGACTGACGTAGCCATGATGATGGGTATTGCGCACACATTAGTGAAGCAGGGTAAACACGACAAAGAATTCTTGGGCAAATACACAACAGGTTATGACGTATTCGAAGCTTACCTAATGGGCAAAGAAGACGGCGTTGAAAAATCTGCTGAGTGGGCGTCTGAGATCTGTGGTGTGTCAGTGAAGCAGCTTGAGCTACTTGCTGATATCTTCAGTAAGAACCGTACTATACTGATGTCTGGCTGGGGTATGCAGCGTCAACAATACGGTGAACAACGTCACTGGATGTTGGTTACGCTAGCGACAATGCTAGGTCAAGTTGGCTTACCTGGTGGTGGTTTCGGTCTTTCTTACCACTACTCAAACGGCGGTAACCCTGCTCGTGATGCAGGTGTACTTCCTGCGATTTCAGCGTCTCTTGGCGGTGGTTCTTCGGCGGGTAACGACTGGGCAGTTTCAGGATCTGTGAACGCATTCCCTGTCGCGCGTATTGTTGAAGCGCTAGAAAATCCGGGTTCAAGCTACCATCACAATGGTCACAACCTAACGTTCCCAGAGATCAAAATGATCTGGTGGGCAGGCGGTGCGAACTTTACTCACCACCAAGATACCAATCGCTTGATTAAAGCGTGGCAAAAACCTGAGCTGATTGTTATCTCAGAACCTTACTGGACAGCAGCAGCTAAACACGCGGATATTGTGTTGCCAATTACTACATCGTTTGAACGTAATGATATGACGATGACAGGTGACTACAGTAACCAACACCTAGTGCCAATGAAGAAAGTAGTCGAACCTCAAGGTGAAGCGCGTAATGACTTCGATGTGTTTGCGGACATGTCTGAGTTACTTGCCCCAGGTGGCCGTGATGTGTACACCGAAGGCAAGACCGAAATGGAATGGCTGTACGGTTTCTACAAAACCGCACAGCAAGGCGGTCGTGGTCAGCGCATCGTAATGCCTAACTTCAGCAAGTTCTGGGAAGATAACCAACTGATTGAGATGAAGTGGAACGAGAAGAATGCACAGTTCGTTCGTTACGCAGATTTCCGTGAGAACCCAATCATGAACCCACTAGGTACACCGAGTGGCAAGTTCGAGATTTTTTCAAGAACGATTGAAGGTTACCAACTAGACGATTGTCCGGCGCACCCTACTTGGTTAGAGCCAACAGAGTACACCGGCAATGCAAAAGATGGTGAACTGCAATTGATGACAGCGCACGCCGCGCACCGTCTACACAGTCAGTTCAACTACGCCAAGATTCGTGAAGAGTACGCGATCGCAGACCGCGAGCCGATTTCAATTCACCCTGAAGACGCAAAAGCGCGTGGTATTAAAACGGGTTATTTGGTTCGTGCACACAATGGTCGTGGCCAAGTATTGGTTGGTGCATTAGTGACTGATGGCATCAAACAAGGCTCTGTATGTATCCATGAAGGCGGTTGGCCAGATTTAGATAAAGATACAGGCCTATGTAAAAACGGCGGCTGTAACGTACTTACGTTGGATATTCCGACCTCTCGTTTGGCGAATGGTTGTGCGGCGAACTCTGCGCTTGTGAAAATTGAAAAATACACAGGCCCAGTATTAGAACTGACGGCATTTGATCCACCTAAAAATGGTTAA
- a CDS encoding integron integrase yields the protein MKKSPFLSHIQEYMLGRNYALRTTEAYIYWIHQYILYHDKIHPKRLTSRHVEDFLTHLVVDKKSAKKTQSLALNSLVFLYKEIIQKPIDLDMQFRRSDKSRKLPTIMTPEEIGRLFSHCSPNYKLAYQLMYGSGLRLMECVRLRIQDIDYEYKSVRVWQGKGGKNRIVTIAPELFPAIKHQQQVSTSYYQQDVNDETFSGVYLPEALARKYPNAETNLNWQFLFPSNRLSSDLQTGEIRRHHIHPTALQKHIKVAGQKANIDKNISCHTLRHSFATHLLQSGADIRTVQEQLGHCDLKTTQIYTHIIDRGANGVISPLSKIFVK from the coding sequence ATGAAAAAATCACCATTTTTATCGCACATACAAGAATATATGCTTGGGAGAAACTATGCTCTTCGTACAACCGAAGCGTACATTTATTGGATCCACCAATACATTCTTTATCATGACAAAATACACCCAAAACGCTTAACCTCTAGGCATGTAGAGGATTTCCTAACGCACCTTGTTGTTGACAAAAAATCAGCAAAGAAAACACAAAGTCTGGCACTCAATTCACTAGTATTTTTATACAAAGAAATCATTCAAAAACCCATAGATCTTGATATGCAGTTTCGACGTTCAGACAAGTCCAGAAAATTGCCCACGATTATGACTCCAGAAGAAATTGGAAGGTTATTCAGTCACTGCTCACCTAATTACAAATTGGCTTACCAATTAATGTATGGGTCAGGCTTGCGTTTAATGGAATGCGTACGTTTACGCATACAAGATATCGATTATGAATATAAATCCGTACGTGTATGGCAAGGTAAAGGAGGCAAAAACCGCATAGTTACAATAGCTCCAGAACTTTTCCCAGCAATCAAACATCAACAACAGGTATCTACGAGTTATTATCAACAAGACGTGAATGACGAAACTTTTTCTGGTGTATACCTCCCTGAGGCTTTAGCTAGAAAATATCCAAATGCAGAAACGAATTTAAATTGGCAATTTCTCTTTCCTTCTAATCGTTTGTCGTCAGATTTACAAACAGGCGAGATACGTAGACATCATATTCACCCAACAGCGCTGCAAAAGCACATTAAGGTCGCTGGCCAAAAAGCGAACATTGATAAAAATATCTCATGCCATACCTTAAGACACTCATTTGCTACACACCTTCTTCAAAGTGGTGCGGATATTAGAACCGTTCAAGAACAACTAGGACACTGTGATTTAAAAACAACTCAAATATATACTCACATCATTGATAGAGGGGCCAATGGCGTTATTAGCCCGCTATCAAAAATATTCGTCAAATGA